One genomic window of Candidatus Nitrospira nitrificans includes the following:
- the panB gene encoding 3-methyl-2-oxobutanoate hydroxymethyltransferase, giving the protein MTILDFQQLKRDRKKLAVVTAYDALFARIVEQAGIRVMLVGDSLGMVVQGKPNTLTVTMEDMLYHTKLVAGVVQRALVIADMPFMSYQASTEEALRNAGKLMQAGAAAVKLEGGAVMADRINAMTSVGIPVMGHLGMTPQSVYALGGYKVQGKADDQASRLLQDAKAVEAAGAFALVLEAIPADLARKITQTLSISTIGIGAGPYCDGQVLVLYDLLGLFDAFTPKFVKTYAHLKSDTLQALSRYKEEVEQGKFPSDSESYH; this is encoded by the coding sequence ATGACGATTCTCGATTTTCAGCAGTTGAAACGAGACCGGAAGAAACTCGCCGTTGTGACGGCCTATGATGCGCTGTTCGCGCGCATTGTCGAGCAAGCGGGAATCCGGGTAATGCTGGTAGGGGATTCGCTGGGCATGGTCGTTCAGGGAAAACCCAACACGCTCACGGTGACGATGGAGGACATGCTGTATCACACCAAATTGGTCGCCGGGGTGGTGCAGCGAGCTCTGGTGATTGCGGATATGCCGTTCATGTCCTATCAGGCCAGCACAGAGGAGGCCCTGCGCAATGCAGGTAAATTGATGCAAGCCGGCGCCGCCGCTGTAAAGCTGGAGGGGGGCGCCGTGATGGCGGATCGAATCAACGCCATGACGAGCGTTGGGATTCCTGTCATGGGCCACCTGGGTATGACCCCGCAATCAGTCTATGCGCTGGGCGGATACAAGGTCCAAGGCAAAGCCGATGATCAAGCGTCCAGGTTGCTCCAGGATGCAAAGGCCGTCGAAGCTGCCGGAGCCTTCGCGCTTGTCTTGGAAGCGATACCGGCTGATTTGGCCAGGAAGATCACTCAAACCCTTTCAATCTCGACCATCGGAATAGGAGCGGGGCCTTACTGCGACGGCCAGGTGCTTGTGCTCTACGATCTCCTTGGCCTCTTCGATGCGTTCACTCCGAAATTCGTGAAGACATACGCACACCTCAAATCAGACACCCTCCAAGCGCTGAGCCGATATAAAGAAGAAGTGGAACAGGGAAAGTTTCCGAGCGACTCCGAAAGCTACCACTAG
- a CDS encoding DUF309 domain-containing protein gives MYRCMSVVTAEPRPLRPDWPRYSPRPFPSYRYLPGQTPHPRRNPRGHSYGQPEPKPGLFPATQWRRSDDYLYGIDLYNFAFWWESHEVFEGLWHASGRNSVQGNFFQSLIQLAAANLKRFMGNEAAAQRLVHAGIVRLRNVPSAYMGIDVTRLLNALQAHSVGQYPHIPLIGLDQGPGTIEEVTH, from the coding sequence ATGTACCGCTGTATGAGTGTCGTGACGGCTGAGCCGAGGCCTCTCCGTCCCGACTGGCCCCGTTACTCTCCACGTCCATTCCCTTCCTATCGTTATCTGCCAGGCCAGACACCGCATCCACGACGGAACCCTCGTGGCCACTCGTATGGCCAACCAGAGCCGAAGCCTGGTCTTTTCCCGGCAACCCAATGGAGGCGCTCAGATGACTATCTCTATGGGATCGATCTTTATAATTTCGCCTTTTGGTGGGAATCGCATGAGGTCTTTGAAGGATTGTGGCATGCCTCAGGGCGCAACTCAGTACAAGGCAACTTCTTCCAATCTCTGATTCAACTCGCCGCGGCAAACCTCAAGCGGTTCATGGGAAACGAGGCCGCTGCCCAGAGGCTCGTTCACGCGGGAATCGTTCGACTGCGGAACGTTCCCTCCGCATATATGGGCATCGATGTCACACGCTTATTGAACGCGTTGCAAGCACACTCTGTCGGTCAATATCCGCACATTCCGCTTATCGGATTGGATCAAGGCCCGGGGACCATTGAGGAGGTGACGCACTAA
- a CDS encoding symmetrical bis(5'-nucleosyl)-tetraphosphatase gives MATYAVGDVQGCYEPLQRLVQHIRFDPRIDRLWFVGDLVNRGPDSLNVIRYIKNLRDRAVVVLGNHDLFLLAVAEGIVTERPEDTLQEILTAPDRDELLTWVRQQRLVYREDSFLLVHAGLLPQWSIDEVERLAREVEAGLQGPSYQDILRALYPSKYLQWSSHLTGPTRLATIIKVLTRLRACSPEGRMESSFNGPPERIPTGYLPWFKVDTREPRHATIVCGHWAALGLHCEDHLLAIDSGCVWGRQLTAIRLEDRAVFQVPCTAV, from the coding sequence ATGGCGACTTACGCAGTCGGCGATGTGCAAGGATGCTACGAGCCTCTGCAACGCCTCGTTCAGCATATTCGCTTTGATCCCAGGATAGATCGACTGTGGTTCGTCGGCGATCTCGTCAACCGCGGCCCGGACTCGCTGAACGTCATCCGCTACATCAAGAATCTTCGAGATCGGGCCGTGGTCGTACTGGGCAACCATGACCTTTTTCTTCTTGCCGTGGCCGAGGGCATTGTCACGGAACGTCCGGAGGACACGCTCCAGGAGATCCTGACTGCGCCGGATCGTGACGAGCTCCTGACGTGGGTCCGTCAACAACGTCTTGTTTATCGCGAGGATTCTTTCCTTCTTGTTCACGCGGGTTTGCTGCCGCAATGGTCCATTGATGAAGTGGAAAGATTGGCCCGCGAAGTCGAAGCCGGGTTGCAAGGTCCTTCTTATCAAGACATCCTTCGAGCCTTGTATCCCAGCAAATATCTACAGTGGTCCTCCCACTTGACCGGCCCCACTCGACTCGCAACCATCATCAAGGTCCTCACCAGACTCCGAGCCTGTTCTCCCGAGGGTCGGATGGAATCTTCTTTCAACGGTCCGCCCGAACGAATCCCTACCGGCTATCTCCCTTGGTTCAAGGTTGACACTCGAGAGCCTCGCCATGCCACCATCGTGTGCGGCCATTGGGCCGCGCTGGGGCTTCATTGCGAAGATCACCTTTTAGCCATCGACAGCGGCTGTGTGTGGGGACGGCAGCTGACCGCGATCCGGTTGGAAGACCGAGCCGTATTTCAAGTACCATGTACCGCTGTATGA
- the queF gene encoding preQ(1) synthase — MRDKQKATKLGYNERHAKSGITDPLPNIETFPNQYKGYEITIEIPEYTAICPKTNLPDFGTITLHYMPDKDCLELKALKMYIHAYRNLGIFYENAVNRILQDIVKACRPVRATVTGAFTARGGLSSKIEARYP, encoded by the coding sequence ATGAGGGACAAGCAAAAGGCCACGAAGCTGGGCTACAACGAGCGGCACGCAAAAAGCGGCATAACCGACCCTTTGCCGAATATTGAAACGTTCCCCAATCAATACAAAGGATATGAAATCACGATTGAGATTCCCGAGTACACGGCGATTTGCCCAAAAACCAATTTGCCGGACTTCGGAACCATCACACTCCACTACATGCCCGACAAAGATTGTCTTGAGCTAAAGGCACTCAAAATGTACATCCATGCCTATCGGAACCTCGGCATCTTCTACGAGAACGCCGTCAACAGGATCCTTCAAGATATTGTCAAAGCCTGCCGGCCTGTTAGGGCAACAGTGACCGGCGCCTTCACCGCGCGCGGCGGGCTCTCAAGTAAGATTGAGGCTCGGTATCCTTAA
- a CDS encoding methylenetetrahydrofolate reductase C-terminal domain-containing protein has translation MPLRVLIPGEDDAGVHAGGVHKRPPIPDDSVKAECPKFMAHGPCGGVRKGGFCEVYPEMKCPWVSLYMELEKIGQTEWMKQV, from the coding sequence ATGCCACTTCGTGTACTCATCCCAGGCGAAGATGATGCCGGTGTCCATGCCGGTGGTGTCCATAAACGCCCACCGATTCCAGACGATTCAGTCAAAGCCGAATGCCCGAAATTCATGGCGCACGGCCCCTGTGGAGGGGTGCGGAAAGGCGGGTTCTGCGAGGTCTATCCCGAGATGAAATGTCCATGGGTCTCGCTTTATATGGAACTGGAAAAAATCGGTCAGACCGAGTGGATGAAGCAAGTGTGA